The following coding sequences lie in one Phaenicophaeus curvirostris isolate KB17595 chromosome 5, BPBGC_Pcur_1.0, whole genome shotgun sequence genomic window:
- the LOC138720531 gene encoding inositol 1,4,5-trisphosphate receptor-interacting protein-like 1: MAATSFLVRVFLTLIRHLPLAGDELDEATRERMAQRAQFLEKEMAQLWQEIAQRSLEPKTQKQWDVARVAQHSTALQQWHLWVIAGGLVLLLGLCWCLRKRSRAADSSSTEERAGCNMLKVKEKEESEGEGPDDERDLVWNLEPVEEKEEVEEEGSGEEGSDEERDRVGIFERRSCRPVQYVTYSRLVVEDLVDELLSVIQEQLWESFYPVLQQAISVGTSFEGWFPCDDDAVHQLLLPLKAPHGHTFNLELGTAREMPAGDPRIRVELECTCTGQQMEENMTCFLHHSQMDITKNQDSSLLHTLCTGCYLDVHKTAHWFQNLVMSAWRDVPQLRRYNMKTLPSSRSCRLELTSASGRTFFIELIFGVRHGDSDIFLSSQAPDDTSTPSTTWPVTYAAAEAKFFEYVARHIPAGRVHLRCLHYCAHGLTGTSFSIYAFKTAVMHLLTTIPLSDWCSKYRLLRLQDLMQYVRCCLEEKCLKHFFLGNENVPEEIRLPPSFRKAEPLNLFRPLTQDPAAYAEALRDFQQLQYQLVRLLVKRH; encoded by the exons ATGGCTGCCACTTCATTCCTCGTCCGTGTGTTCCTAACCCTCATCCGGCacctgcccctggctggggatGAGCTGGATGAGGCCACGCGTGAGCGCATGGCACAGCGTGCCCAGTtcctggagaaggagatggctCAGCTATGGCAGGAGATAGCGCAGAGGTCCCTGGAGCCGAAGACACAGAAGCAGTGGGACGTTGCCAGGGTAGCACAGCACTCTACTGCCTTGCAGCAGTGGCACCTCTGGGTGATTGCTGGAGGcctggtcctgctcttgggCCTCTGCTGGTGCTTGAGGAAAAGGAGCCGTGCggcagacagcagcagcactgaggaaaGGGCTGGCTGCAACATGTTGAaggtgaaggagaaggaagaaagtgaagGGGAAGGTCCTGATGATGAGAGGGATCTGGTCTGGAACTTGGAGCCggtggaggagaaagaggag gtggaggaggaaggaagtgGAGAAGAAGGTTCTGATGAAGAGAGGGATCGAGTCGGGATTTTTGAAAGGCGCTCTTGCAGGCCAGTGCAGTATGTGACGTACAGTCGCCTGGTGGTGGAGGATCTGGTGGATGAACTCCTCTCGGTCATCCAAGAGCAGTTGTGGGAGAGTTTCTACCCTGTGCTGCAACAAGCCATCAGTGTGGGCACTTCCTTCGAAGGCTGGTTTCCCTGTGATGATGATGCTgtccaccagctgctcctgcccctgaaGGCACCTCACGGCCACACCTTCAACCTGGAGCTTGGCACCGCAAGGGAGATGCCAGCAGGAGACCCCCGCATCCGCGTGGAGCTGGAGTGCACCTGCACAGGGCAGCAGATGGAGGAGAACATGACCTGCTTCCTCCACCATTCTCAGATGGACATCACAAAAAATCAGGACTCCAGCCTCCTACACACCCTCTGCACAGGCTGCTACCTAGATGTGCACAAAACTGCCCACTGGTTCCAGAACCTCGTGATGTCAGCCTGGAGGGATGTGCCTCAGCTGCGTCGCTACAACATGAAGACGCTGCCCTCCAGCCGGtcctgcaggctggagctgaCAAGTGCCTCTGGAAGAACCTTCTTCATTGAGTTGATCTTTGGGGTGCGGCACGGAGACTCGGACATCTTCCTAAGTAGCCAGGCTCCAGACGACACCTCCACCCCAAGCACTACGTGGCCAGTGACCTACGCTGCGGCCGAGGCGAAGTTCTTTGAGTACGTGGCCAGGCACATCCCAGCCGGCCGTGTCCACCTCAGATGCCTTCACTACTGCGCCCACGGCCTGACGGGCACAAGCTTTTCCATCTATGCCTTCAAGACAGCTGTCATGCACCTCCTGACCACAATCCCCCTCTCAGATTGGTGCAGCAAGTACCGGCTACTGCGGCTGCAAGACCTCATGCAATACGTGcgctgctgcctggaggagaagtgCCTCAAACACTTCTTCCTTGGCAATGAGAACGTGCCCGAGGAGATAAGGTTGCCGCCATCCTTCAGAAAGGCCGAGCCACTCAATCTCTTCCGACCCCTCACACAGGATCCAGCGGCCTATGCCGAGGCGTTGCGTGATTTCCAACAGCTGCAATATCAGCTCGTAAGGCTGCTCGTGAAGAGACATTGA